The proteins below are encoded in one region of Hordeum vulgare subsp. vulgare chromosome 3H, MorexV3_pseudomolecules_assembly, whole genome shotgun sequence:
- the LOC123442472 gene encoding NADH-ubiquinone oxidoreductase chain 2-like: MWAPDIYEGSPTPVTAFLSIAPKISISANMSRVSIVASYGGTLQQIFFFCSIASMILGALAAMAQTKVKRPLAHSSIGHVGYIRTGFSCGTIEGIQSLLIGIFIYASMTIDAFAIVPALRQTRVKYIADLGALAKTNPISAMTFSITMFSYAGIPPLAGFCSKFYLFFAALGCGAYFLAPVGVVTSVIGRWAAGRLP; the protein is encoded by the coding sequence ATGTGGGCACCTGATATCTATGAGGGTTCACCCACCCCGGTGACAGCATTCCTTTCTATTGCGCCTAAAATCTCTATTTCTGCAAATATGTCACGTGTTTCTATTGTTGCTTCCTATGGGGGTACATTACAACAAATCTTCTTTTTCTGCAGCATTGCTTCTATGATCTTAGGAGCACTGGCCGCCATGGCCCAAACGAAAGTCAAAAGACCTCTAGCTCATAGTTCGATTGGACATGTAGGTTATATTCGTACTGGTTTCTCATGTGGAACCATAGAAGGAATTCAATCACTACTAATTGGTATATTTATTTATGCATCAATGACGATAGATGCATTCGCCATAGTTCCAGCATTACGGCAAACCCGTGTCAAATATATAGCGGATTTGGGCGCTCTAGCCAAAACGAATCCTATTTCGGCTATGACCTTCTCCATTACAATGTTCTCATACGCAGGAATACCCCCGTTAGCCGGCTTTTGTAGCAAATTCTATTTGTTCTTCGCCGCTTTGGGTTGTGGGGCTTACTTCCTAGCCCCAGTGGGAGTAGTGACTAGCGTTATAGGTCGTTGGGCGGCCGGAAGGTTGCCATGA